A genomic region of Cyprinus carpio isolate SPL01 chromosome B11, ASM1834038v1, whole genome shotgun sequence contains the following coding sequences:
- the pir gene encoding pirin → MIRRVAQVVLSVEQSEGVGARVRRSIGRRELKNLDPFLMLDEFCIAKPAGFPDHPHRGFETVTYLLSGVTAHEDSCGHSGRLEPGDLQWMTAGRGVIHAEMPVSDGRIHGLQLWVNLKSADKMVEPQYQELKSKEIPKPSKDGVTVNVISGEALGVKSKIYTRTPTMYLDFVLKEGAKHLQPIPKGWTAFIYTLAGSLCTGPDDDLQTIEPHHTVVLADGECCRVENKAAEESHFVLIAGEPINEPVVQHGPFVMNTQEEIDQAISDYRSATNGFERAKVWRSKIGQKF, encoded by the exons ATGATTAGAAGAGTTGCTCAGGTCGTTTTGAGTGTGGAACAGTCTGAAGGCGTCGGGGCTCGAGTTCGCCGGAGTATTGGACGGAGAGAA CTGAAGAATCTCGACCCTTTCTTGATGCTGGATGAATTCTGTATCGCCAAACCAGCGGGTTTTCCTGATCATCCTCACCGTGGATTTGAGACG GTAACATACTTGTTGAGTGGAGTAACAGCCCACGAAGACTCCTGCGGTCACAGCGGGAGGTTAGAACCTGGGGATCTTCAG TGGATGACGGCAGGTCGTGGGGTAATTCATGCTGAGATGCCCGTGTCGGATGGACGCATTCATGGCCTTCAGCTTTGGGTGAACTTGAAAAGTGCAGATAAAATGGTGGAGCCTCAGTACCAGGAGCTGAAGAGCAAAGAGATTCCCAAACCCAGCAAAGATGGAGTCACTGTGAACGTAATCTCAGGGGAAGCTCTTGGAGTAAAG TCGAAGATTTACACGAGAACTCCAACCATGTACCTCGACTTTGTGCTAAAGGAAGGTGCAAAACATTTGCAGCCTATTcctaaag GTTGGACAGCTTTCATCTACACCCTCGCAGGTTCTTTATGCACTG GCCCAGATGATGATCTGCAGACAATTGAGCCACACCACACAGTGGTTTTGGCAGATGGTGAATGCTGCAGAGTGGAAAACAAG GCAGCTGAAGAGTCTCACTTTGTGTTAATTGCTGGTGAACCCATTAATGAACCTGTGGTTCAGCATG ggCCTTTTGTCATGAACACACAAGAAGAGATTGATCAAGCCATCTCAGACTACAGATCAGCCACTAATGGATTTGAGAGGGCAAAAGTTTGGCGATCAAAGATCGGTCAAAAGTTCTAA
- the LOC109056593 gene encoding vascular endothelial growth factor D-like isoform X2 → MKTQKCAGLHMLLLLYVRLMLAVDAYRPQRDINQERWEQELREAGSLDELLMLTEYPDWKLWRCRLKLKHFEYATPPENRRSTRYAAASFSPQMLKDIDDEWQKTQCMPRETCVDVAKELGTNTAVFFKPPCVSVFRCGGCCNKEGVTCRNTSVTYVNKTILSVSLAPYKTGPEPVLVKIANHTECMCQEHSLIRRHVREKHKKSCSPTRKPEDKRLCNKGLIWDWMAERCVTYPSSKQAAREKTTMNTTP, encoded by the exons ATGAAGACTCAGAAATGTGCTGGACTTCACATGTTGTTACTCCTGTATGTCAGACTGATGCTGGCCGTGGACGCCTACAGACCCCAGAGA GACATAAACCAGGAGAGGTGGGAACAGGAACTAAGAGAAGCTGGGAGTCTGGATGAGCTTCTGATGTTGACTGAGTACCCGGACTGGAAGCTGTGGAGATGCAGGCTCAAGCTGAAGCACTTTGAATATGCCACTCCTCCTGAGAACCGCAGGTCAACTCGCTATGCAGCCGCTTCGTTCAGCCCACAGATGCTAAAAG atattgaTGACGAATGGCAGAAAACACAGTGTATGCCCAGAGAGACGTGTGTAGATGTGGCAAAAGAGCTGGGCACCAATACAGCCGTGTTCTTTAAGCCCCCGTGCGTCTCTGTCTTCAGGTGTGGTGGCTGCTGCAACAAAGAGGGAGTTACCTGCCGTAATACAAGCGTGACTTATGTCAATAAAACT ATTTTGAGTGTGAGTCTGGCTCCATATAAAACTGGACCAGAGCCCGTGCTGGTGAAAATAGCCAATCACACCGAGTGTATGTGCCAGGAACATTCGCTGATCCGCAGACATGTTCGTGAGAAGCACAAGAAGAG ttgCTCTCCTACACGTAAGCCAGAAGACAAGAGGCTGTGCAACAAAGGTTTAATATGGGACTGGATGGCAGAGCGATGCGTGACGTACCCCTCCAGTAAACAAG CTGCAAGAGAGAAAACAACGATGAACACAACGCCCTGA
- the LOC109056593 gene encoding vascular endothelial growth factor D-like isoform X1, which yields MKTQKCAGLHMLLLLYVRLMLAVDAYRPQRDINQERWEQELREAGSLDELLMLTEYPDWKLWRCRLKLKHFEYATPPENRRSTRYAAASFSPQMLKDIDDEWQKTQCMPRETCVDVAKELGTNTAVFFKPPCVSVFRCGGCCNKEGVTCRNTSVTYVNKTILSVSLAPYKTGPEPVLVKIANHTECMCQEHSLIRRHVREKHKKSCSPTRKPEDKRLCNKGLIWDWMAERCVTYPSSKQEPLSSVSEEDCEIDVERCECIPKVWTHRLHQT from the exons ATGAAGACTCAGAAATGTGCTGGACTTCACATGTTGTTACTCCTGTATGTCAGACTGATGCTGGCCGTGGACGCCTACAGACCCCAGAGA GACATAAACCAGGAGAGGTGGGAACAGGAACTAAGAGAAGCTGGGAGTCTGGATGAGCTTCTGATGTTGACTGAGTACCCGGACTGGAAGCTGTGGAGATGCAGGCTCAAGCTGAAGCACTTTGAATATGCCACTCCTCCTGAGAACCGCAGGTCAACTCGCTATGCAGCCGCTTCGTTCAGCCCACAGATGCTAAAAG atattgaTGACGAATGGCAGAAAACACAGTGTATGCCCAGAGAGACGTGTGTAGATGTGGCAAAAGAGCTGGGCACCAATACAGCCGTGTTCTTTAAGCCCCCGTGCGTCTCTGTCTTCAGGTGTGGTGGCTGCTGCAACAAAGAGGGAGTTACCTGCCGTAATACAAGCGTGACTTATGTCAATAAAACT ATTTTGAGTGTGAGTCTGGCTCCATATAAAACTGGACCAGAGCCCGTGCTGGTGAAAATAGCCAATCACACCGAGTGTATGTGCCAGGAACATTCGCTGATCCGCAGACATGTTCGTGAGAAGCACAAGAAGAG ttgCTCTCCTACACGTAAGCCAGAAGACAAGAGGCTGTGCAACAAAGGTTTAATATGGGACTGGATGGCAGAGCGATGCGTGACGTACCCCTCCAGTAAACAAG AGCCTCTGTCTTCTGTCAGTGAGGAGGACTGCGAGATTGATGTAGAGCGATGTGAATGTATTCCAAAAGTATGGACACACAGATTACACCAAACGTGA
- the zgc:113276 gene encoding uncharacterized protein zgc:113276, whose translation MLDVLIIGGGPHALTLAILLSNPEKPLCQSNADILQGIQLSKTKAKSVRYKNKKRQPITPVFDTKNEAKCLPCPPLHFKVVDSYGKWTSLWESQFTALNIPHLRSHTLVHTDPFNKKALQDFVLEQNREDELNCLPEKIYIQDENAFFNDNRLGKKDKKLLSTTNGLQKNLYFSLPGTQLSIDFFQEQVHKYDLDSVLISATVDRIIPVLTEDESKVKFFKVTLHTGENIEAKAVIMATGPSRAQMANIPCWVQAIQESYPEESLQHTVQLMHYFCTHEKMGESSSGSPPVCQMGQRVMVVGGGLTSAHIIAIALKQGACHVTWVLRKHLQLKQFDIGDIESLIGRYSHVEHGIKMDGLAYLRQFYNERSLHKRLAMIKQARKGGSVTPEAYAQLQPFIQSGQLLIRAHCQVAEAKWCYESQRWRVSLCSGEQWGGEKIWLATGCKLDATQDPLLSDVMTKFPIQVLEGWPCITESLQWTAGCPLYVTGQYAALQVGPHAVNLAGGQAASIRIFKDIISQHRGLDKSTLERMEKTCTEEYISHMHGLMWL comes from the exons ATGTTGGATGTTTTAATAATTGGAGGAGGTCCTCATGCTTTAACCCTCGCTATTCTGCTCTCAAACCCTGAAAAACCTCTCTGCCAATCTAATGCTGACATCCTTCAGGGAATTCAGCTGAGCAAAACTAAAGCTAAAAGTGTAcgctacaaaaacaaaaagagacaACCCATCA CGCCAGTGTTTGACACAAAGAATGAAGCCAAATGTCTGCCATGTCCTCCGCTGCATTTCAAAGTGGTGGATTCTTATGGAAAATGGACATCACTGTGGGAAAGTCAGTTTACTGCCCTTAACATCCCTCACCTTCGATCACATACGCTGGTGCACACTGATCCATTTAACAAG AAGGCCTTGCAGGACTTTGTGTTGGAGCAAAATCGGGAGGATGAACTGAACTGTTTACCTGAGAAAATTTATATTCAGGATGAGAATGCATTTTTTAACGACAATCGCCTGGGAAAGAAGGACAAAAAGCTTCTAAGCACAACAAACGGCCTACAGAAAAACCTGTATTTCAGTCTTCCAGGAACACAGCTCAGTATAGACTTCTTCCAGGAGCAG GTACACAAATATGACCTGGACAGTGTCTTAATCAGTGCCACAGTGGACAGAATCATCCCAGTCTTAACTGAGGATGAGAGCAAGGTTAAGTTTTTCAAGGTGACACTACACACTGGGGAAAATATAGAGGCGAAAGCAGTTATCATGGCGACTGGACCTTCCAGGGCACAGATGGCAAACATCCCATGTTGGGTACAGGCTATTCAAGAGAGTTACCCAGAGGAAAGTCTACAACACACAGTGCAGCTCATGCATTACTTCTGTACACATGAAAAGATGGGTGAATCCTCCTCAG GTTCTCCTCCTGTGTGTCAGATGGGTCAGAGAGTGATGGTGGTAGGTGGAGGTCTGACCAGCGCCCATATTATAGCAATTGCGCTGAAGCAGGgtgcatgtcatgtgacctggGTCTTACGAAAACACTTACAG cttAAGCAGTTTGACATTGGGGATATAGAGAGTCTGATTGGACGCTATTCCCACGTTGAGCATGGGATCAAGATGGATGGCCTGGCCTACTTAAGGCAGTTCTATAATGAAAGAAGTCTTCACAAGAGGCTAGCGATGATCAAACAAGCCAGGAAAGGAGGATCAGTGACCCCTGAGGCCTATGCACAACTTCAGCCTTTCATTCAGAGTGGCCAGCTCCTGATCAGAGCTCATTGTCAG GTGGCTGAAGCTAAATGGTGTTATGAGTCACAGCGTTGGAGGGTTTCCTTGTGCAGTGGAGAACAATGGGGTGGAGAAAAGATTTGGCTGGCAACAGGTTGCAAACTGGATGCTACCCAGGACCCTTTACTCTCTGACGTCATGACAAAATTCCCCATTCAA GTTCTGGAGGGCTGGCCATGCATAACAGAATCACTGCAGTGGACAGCGGGATGCCCACTCTACGTGACGGGACAATATGCAGCACTTCAG GTCGGGCCTCATGCAGTGAACCTTGCAGGGGGTCAAGCTGCGAGTATACGCATTTTCAAAGACATCATATCTCAACACAGAGGATTGGATAAGAGTACATTAGAAAGGATGGAGAAGACCTGCACTGAAGAGTACATATCACATATGCACGGCCTCATGTGGTTGTAA